The proteins below come from a single Miscanthus floridulus cultivar M001 chromosome 1, ASM1932011v1, whole genome shotgun sequence genomic window:
- the LOC136477510 gene encoding probable N-acetyltransferase HLS1: MVEAPAVVVVRAYDDNDARDRAGVEEVERACEVGCMSGGGKMCLFTDLLGDPLCRIRHSPDSLMLVAETATGPNSTEIAGLVRGCVKTVVSGTAGTGTTQQAKDDDPIYTKVGYILGLRVSPSHRRKGVGKKLVDRMEEWFRQRGAEYSYMATEQDNEPSVRLFTGRCGYAKFRTPSVLVHPVFRHALKPSRRAAIVRLERREAELLYRWHFANVEFFPADADAVLSNDLSLGTFLALPSGSSSRTGPGWEGVEAFLAAPPPSWAVLSVWNCMDAFRLEVRGAPRLMRAAAGATRLVDRAAPWLGIPSIPNLFAPFGLYFLYGLGGAGPDGPRLARALCRKAHNMARDGGCGVVATEVGACEPVRAGVPHWARLGAEDLWCIKRLADGYSTGPLGDWTKAPARHSIFIDPREF, from the exons ATGGTCGAGGCGCCGGCCGTGGTGGTGGTGAGGGCGTACGACGACAACGACGCGCGCGACCGCGCCGGCGTGGAGGAGGTGGAGCGCGCGTGCGAGGTCGGGTGCATGAGCGGCGGCGGCAAGATGTGCCTATTCACGGACCTCCTCGGCGACCCGCTCTGCCGCATTCGCCACTCGCCGGACTCCCTCATGCTG GTCGCGGAGACAGCAACCGGCCCCAACAGCACGGAGATCGCCGGACTCGTCCGCGGCTGCGTCAAGACCGTCGTCTCTGGCACTGCAGGCACTGGCACCACCCAGCAGGCTAAGGACGACGACCCCATCTACACCAAGGTTGGCTACATCCTCGGCCTCCGCGTCTCGCCCAGCCACCG GAGGAAGGGGGTGGGGAAGAAGCTGGTGGATCGGATGGAGGAGTGGTTCCGTCAAAGGGGAGCCGAGTACTCGTACATGGCGACGGAGCAGGACAACGAGCCGTCGGTGCGGCTCTTCACCGGCCGCTGCGGCTACGCCAAGTTCCGCACGCCGTCCGTGCTGGTGCACCCGGTGTTCCGCCACGCCCTCAAGCCCTCGCGGCGCGCGGCCATCGTGCGCCTCGAGCGGCGGGAGGCCGAGCTGCTCTACCGCTGGCACTTCGCCAACGTCGAGTTCTtccccgccgacgccgacgccgtccTGTCCAACGACCTGTCGCTGGGCACGTTCCTGGCCCTGCCGTCGGGGTCCTCGTCGCGGACGGGACCGGGGTGGGAGGGCGTGGAGGCGTtcctggccgcgccgccgccgtcgtgggCCGTGCTCAGCGTGTGGAACTGCATGGACGCGTTCCGCCTCGAGGTGCGCGGGGCGCCGCGCCTGATGCGCGCCGCGGCGGGCGCCACCCGGCTCGTGGACCGCGCCGCGCCGTGGCTCGGGATCCCTTCCATCCCCAACCTGTTCGCGCCGTTCGGGCTCTACTTCCTCTACGGCCTGGGTGGCGCGGGGCCCGACGGCCCCAGGCTCGCCCGCGCGCTCTGCCGCAAAGCGCACAACATGGCGCGGGACGGCGGGTGCGGCGTCGTGGCCACCGAGGTCGGCGCCTGCGAGCCCGTCCGCGCCGGGGTGCCGCACTGGGCGCGCCTCGGCGCCGAGGACCTCTGGTGCATCAAGCGCCTCGCCGACGGCTACAGCACCGGCCCGCTCGGCGACTGGACCAAGGCGCCGGCCAGGCACTCCATATTCATCGACCCGAGGGAGTTTTAG